The Miscanthus floridulus cultivar M001 chromosome 17, ASM1932011v1, whole genome shotgun sequence genome has a window encoding:
- the LOC136519037 gene encoding ELF3-like protein 2, with protein sequence MRRGGAKDDAAPDKVMGPLFPRLHVNDTLKGGPRAPPRNKMALYEQFSVPSHRYSAAAAPPAPSAPAPSPAPPWRAQRPASAVPSTSASQVGGSDRPLLPSFCVPSTEPVRSSDQMNANSNGRAANGTRAESGRQSAHLKSKDTNAAGPAAECSSRQRENANKNSSGKKLANDDDFTVPSVLYSGVPPHSSQEKLTLFPTTSPCKSVPAKYSSNGKRHLEGMDVSDVKSKGPSGIKDTEPVQVRIDLEDEETTPSFQILKDKTGRPDPKVSSYMDRLNKYNVADKQYSEAESYQMRTRNEDAVKTQNPPKNGTVLLSKPYADREQNVDSDILKHGLRDTGERRKRSHHGVEQNDDLSDSSVESLPGMEISPDDVVGAIGPKRFWKARRAIVNQQRVFAVQVFELHRLIKVQKLIAASPHLLIEGDPCLGKSLAASKKKLAEDVGKQLQSAKNNGEVQPTQQKQQQLEHSKENTEANHPSPSQDDAAEVQHNNQAATNGAVSSNPPSMPTPSDNKQNSWCIPPPPSQWLVPVMSPSEGLVYKPYTGHCPPAGSFMAPPFFASCGPVSLPSTAGDFMNSAYGVAMPRQPQHMGVPGPPPMPPMYFPPFSMPVMNPGVSASAVEQVSHVAASQRNGHIEQHTRNSCNTSHLRSEAVSAGVWRVHASRDSELQGSSASSPFDRQQGEGRGPVPPFPASSVGNGQAQAQPSSGSRENPSRVIRVVPHTARTASESAARIFLSIQMARKQNDP encoded by the exons ATGAGGCGGGGAGGCGCCAAGGACGACGCCGCGCCCGACAAGGTCATGGGCCCTCTCTTCCCCCGCCTCCACGTCAACGACACCCTCAAGGGCGGACCCCGCGCGCCGCCCAGGAACAAGATGGCGCTCTACGAGCAGTTCAGCGTCCCATCCCACCGCTacagcgccgccgccgcaccgcccGCTCCCTCCGCGCCCGCCCCTTCCCCGGCGCCCCCATGGCGCGCGCAACGACCCGCCTCCGCCGTCCCGTCCACGTCCGCCAGCCAG GTTGGCGGCAGCGATAGACCTCTCCTCCCATCATTTTGTGTGCCTTCAACTGAACCCGTTCGTTCATCTGATCAGATGAATGCCAACTCCAATGGGCGGGCTGCCAATGGTACAAGAGCTGAATCTGGGAGGCAGTCCGCACATCTTAAGAGCAAGGATACCAATGCTGCTGGACCAGCCGCAGAGTGTAGTTCAAgacagagagagaatgccaatAAGAATTCTTCAGGGAAGAAATTGGCTAATGATGATGATTTTACAGTTCCCTCCGTCTTATATTCTGGAGTGCCTCCACATTCCAGCCAAGAAAAGCTCACCCTGTTCCCTACCACAAGTCCATGTAAGAGTGTGCCTGCAAAATATTCTAGCAATGGCAAGAGACACTTGGAAGGAATGGATGTTTCTGATGTGAAATCAAAGGGGCCCTCAGGTATCAAGGATACAGAGCCAGTACAAGTGAGGATAGACTTGGAAGACGAAGAGACAACTCCATCGTTTCAAATATTGAAAGACAAGACCGGGAGACCAGACCCAAAGGTGTCTTCATACATGGACAGGTTGAACAAATATAATGTTGCTGATAAGCAATATTCTGAAGCTGAGAGTTATCAGATGAGGACCAGGAATGAGGATGCTGTTAAGACCCAGAACCCTCCAAAAAATGGAACAGTGCTGTTGTCTAAGCCATATGCTGATAGGGAACAGAATGTTGATTCTGATATATTGAAACATGGCTTAAGAGATACAGGTGAGAGGAGGAAAAGATCACATCATGGTGTGGAACAAAACGATGATTTGTCTGATTCCTCAGTGGAATCTCTACCTGGAATGGAGATTTCTCCAGATGATGTTGTCGGTGCTATTGGTCCCAAGCGTTTTTGGAAAGCCAGAAGAGCTATTGTCAA TCAGCAGAGGGTTTTTGCTGTTCAAGTATTCGAGCTGCATAGGTTGATCAAA GTGCAGAAGTTGATTGCTGCATCTCCACATCTACTTATTGAGGGGGATCCTTGCCTTGGCAAATCCTTGGCGGCAAGTAAGAAAAAACTGGCTGAAGATGTGGGAAAACAGCTTCAATCAGCTAAAAACAATGGTGAGGTGCAACCAACAcagcagaagcagcagcagctagagcactcaaaagagaACACTGAAGCGAACCATCCTTCACCATCTCAAGATGATGCAGCTGAAGTCCAACATAACAATCAAGCTGCAACAAATGGTGCCGTTAGCAGTAATCCTCCCTCGATGCCTACCCCTTCTGACAACAAACAGAACAGCTGGTGCATTCCTCCACCTCCGAGTCAGTGGCTGGTTCCTGTTATGTCCCCGTCTGAAGGACTTGTCTACAAACCTTATACTGGGCACTGCCCTCCGGCGGGGAGTTTCATGGCGCCCCCGTTTTTTGCCAGCTGTGGTCCTGTAAGCCTCCCGTCCACAGCTGGGGATTTCATGAATTCGGCATATGGCGTTGCTATGCCTCGTCAGCCCCAGCACATGGGTGTTCCTGGTCCCCCACCCATGCCACCGATGTACTTCCCACCTTTTAGCATGCCGGTGATGAACCCTGGAGTGTCAGCCTCTGCAGTTGAGCAAGTGAGCCATGTTGCAGCGTCACAGCGTAATGGGCACATAGAGCAGCATACACGGAACTCATGTAACACGTCTCACTTGAGGAGCGAAGCGGTATCAGCCGGCGTTTGGAGAGTCCATGCATCAAGGGACAGCGAGCTGCAAGGCAGTAGCGCTAGCAGTCCTTTTGACAGGCAGCAAGGTGAAGGGAGGGGTCCTGTGCCACCCTTTCCGGCATCTTCAGTTGGAAACgggcaagctcaagctcaacccTCCTCTGGAAGCAGGGAGAATCCGAGCAGAGTCATTAGGGTTGTTCCCCACACTGCACGCACTGCTTCGGAGTCAGCAGCGCGGATTTTCCTGTCAATACAGATGGCGAGGAAACAAAACGACCCCTGA